The genomic DNA GCTCAACGGCCGCGGCAGGATGCGCGACGAGACGAGGACCCGGGTGACCGCCGCCGCCGAACTACTCGATTTCCGCCCCAACACCCTTGCCCAGGGCCTGCTGGCCGGCCGTACCCACACCGTGGGCCTGGTGACCGGCGACAGCTTCGGCCGCTTCAGCATCCCGATCATGCTCGGCGCGGAGGACGCCCTGGGCGCCGGCCAGATCTCCGTCTTCATGTGCGACACGCGCGACGACCCGATCCGCGAGCAACACTACGTCCAGCGACTGCTGGCCCGCCGCGTCGAGGGGATCATCGTCACCGGCCGCCGCACCGAACCTCGCCCGAGCATCGGCACCAGCCTGCCGGTCCCCGTCGTATACGCCATGACCCGGTCGACCGAGCCGACCGACATCTCGGTCATCCCCGATGATTTCGGCGGCGGGGTGCTGGCCACGAGGCATCTCCTCGCCACCGGCCGCACCCGTATCGGCCACATCACCGGACCTGAGCGGTTCCAGGCGGCCAGGCTCCGCGCGGCAGGGCTGTCGGAGGCGCTCGGCGAGGCGGGCGCCGAGCCCGCCGGCGCGCCGCTGTTCGGGGACTGGTCGGAGGAGTGGGGGCGGCAGGGCGCCGACATCCTCCTCCGCGCCCGGCCCGAACTCGACGCGATCTTCTGCGGCAGCGACCAGATCGCCCGCGGCGCCGCCGAGACCCTGCGGGAGCGCGGCCTGCTCATCCCCAATGACGTCGCGCTGGTGGGTTTCGACAACTGGGAGCCGATGGCGCTGGGCAGCAGGCCGCCGCTGACGACCGTCGACATGAACCTGGGTGAGATCGGCCGGGTCGCGGCCGAGCACCTGCTGGACGCGATCGCCGGGTCTCCGCCGCCGGGCGGAGTGCAGACGGTCCCGTGCGAGCTGGTCCTGCGCGAGTCGACCAGGGTCGCCCTCACCTGAACGACGCCCGCAGGGTGGGGCACTCGCCCCCCAAGGCTCTGCTGTTCCTTGATCGCGGTAGACGCGTCAGGAACCGTAGGCCTTCACCTCCAGCAGCCCCACCGAGTCTTGGCCACTGGTCAGCACGACGCGGAGCCGGGTGGTGCTCACCTCGGTGAAGCTCACCCGGTTGTACCGGTTGAGCGCGATCGGGTATCCGCTCGCACCGGGCACGTCGGCGTAGGCGCCGCCGTTCCAGTACTGCAGTTTCCACGAGGCCGGGGCGCGCACCCCCATGGCGTCGTCGAAGATGTAGACGTCGGCCGACCTGATCGTCCGCGCCGAGGGCCAGGTCAGCTCGGCCCACTGGGTGCCGGTCTGCGGCCAGGTGCCCCAGCGCGGGTTGGCGGTGTCGTTCGAGGACGACGGGTCGATACCGTCGTTCAGTGCCGCGACGCTCTCCCACGGCGAGGTGTAGGACCCCGTCGGGGTCGCGCTCCGCGCCAGGTTCTCCGGCGCGGTGCCGCCGACGGTGATCTGGAAGGTCCTGGTGACCGGGGTGCTGAGCTTGTCGTAGTCGCGCAGCTCGACGGTGGCGGAGTACGTGCCCGCGGCCGCCGTGCTGGTCCCGCTGATCGTTCCGGTGAACCTGTCGAGGCTGAGCCCGGCGGGCAGCGCGCCGCCGGTGACCCGCCAGTCGTAGAACGGGACGCCGCCCTTGGCGGACAGCGTCTGCTGGTACGGCTGGCCCGCGGCGACCTGGGGCAGGGCGGTGGTGACGATGGAGGGCTTGAGGAACGGCGTGAGGTTGCGGTTCACCTTCCAGCCGGCGTTCTCCGCGACCAGCAGGGCGAGCTTGGTCAGCATCCAGCGGCGCGTCGGGAACAGGTGCGTCCAGCCTCCGCTCTGCCCGCTGAGCCGGTCCCAGCTCTCCTGCGTACCCGGAATGTGGTAGCTGCTGTCCAGCGGGACCGGGTGCCCCATGTAGTCGATGACGTCCTGGTCGCTCGCCCCTGACGTGCTGACGTAGTTCCGCATCCCCGCCCAGTCGCTGTGGAAGGCGACGGCGTGGCCGTACTCGTGCATGACCAGGCCGTGCACGTCGAGCACCGAACCCTGAATCTCGGTCTTGTACCAGTCCTCGTCGGCCAGGGAGGTGAAAAGCTGCTTGCCCGCCTCGTCGTACTCGAAGATCATCGCGGTTGAGCGGTGGATCGGGCCGGGCAGCTGCTGCCCGTTCCTGGCGTGGTACTTGCCGTTGGCGGCCGGATAGCCGGTGGAGTAGGGGGTTTGGATACCGCGGAAGTAGACCCACATGCCGTTGTAGGCCGCGTTGTTCGTGACGGAGACGGTGTTCTGCCAGTCGTTGCCCGGCAGGTGGTTGTTCTCGGTCCCGGCGGCCACCGTGTCGAAGGGCTGGAGGTCGAAGAACCTGAACCAATCCTTGACCGCCTCCTCCGCCGCGGTTTTGAAGGGCTGGCCGGAGAAGTAACCGGTGATCGTGTCGTAGCGGTAGTCGAAGGTGATCGGGATCGTCGGTTCCAGCGAAGTCTTCTGGTCCTGCTGGACCCGGATCGGCATGGTCTGCTGGTAGGTCGTGTTGTCCGCGGCCTTGGTGGTGAGCCGCAGAGTGTGCTGTTCGTCGGCGCCCGCACCCCGTTTGGAGTGGATCGCCAGTTTGAAGGTCTTCTGATCGGAGGCGTTGGCGAACGTCAGGCTCTTGGTCGCGCCGGTGGCGGTGAGCTGGCTGGGCAGGTCCATCATCAGCCGGGAGGTGCCCTCAGCCTTGAGGTCGATCGTGACCGGGAACGGCACGTCCTGCGGGGGGCGGACGGTGAGTTCGACGTAGGGGTTGGCGAGGTATCCCTCCCAGTCCACCAGCTTGACGCCGTAGCCGTTGACGACCCTGCCGAACATGTCGACGACCTGGACGGTGGGAGCGGCATGCGCGGCCGGCACGCCGACCAGCACGGAGGAGAGAAGGGCCAACGAGAGGAGCGTTCGTTTCATGGCAGGCTCCGGTTCCTGATACCTGTGAGGGTCATCGCGCGCTCCTCCACGCCACCTGAAGGAAACAAAAGGAATAGGTTTTCCTAATGGAAGGTAGATTTGATATGAGCCCGGAGTCAAGAGGGGGAGGCCGCCCTCGAAAGTGCTCACCCGGGGCTCTGTCCGCTGAACCACGGAGAGGAAAAGGCTTGTCCGAACAGGTGGCAGCCGTCACGATCCGCGAGGTGGCCGCGGCCGCGGGCGTGTCGATCGGCACGGCTTCCAAAGCGCTCAACGGGCGCGGCAAGCTGCGCGAGGAGACACGGGCCCGGGTGGCGGCCGTGGCGGAGGAGCTCGGCTTCCGGCCCAACACGATGGCGCAGGGGCTGCTGGCCGGGCGCACATACACCGTGGGCCTGGTGTCCTGCGACAGCTTCGGCCGCTTCAGCATCCCGGTCATGCTCGGCGCGGAGGACGCCCTGGGCGCCGGCCAGATCTCCGTCTTCATGTGCGACACGCGCGACGACCCGATCCGCGAGCGGCACTACGTCCAGCGACTGCTGGCCCGCCGCGTCGAGGGCATCATCGTCACCGGCCGCCGCACCGAACCTCGCCCGAGCATCGGCACCAGCCTGCCGGTCCCCGTCGTATACGCCATGACCCGGTCGACCGATGACTCCGACTTCTCCGTCATCCCCGACGACCTCGGCGGCGGGGCGCTGGTCGCCCGGCATCTTCTGGCCACCGGACGCTCGCGCATCGGTCACGTGACGGGTCCACCGCGGTTCGAGGCGGCCCGGCGGCGGGCGGAGGGCATGACGAGTGCGCTGGCGCAGGCCGGGCTGCGGTCCGCGGGTGAGGCGCTGTTCGGCGAGTGGAGCGAGGAGTGGGGCCGCCAGGGCGCCGACATCCTGCTGCGGGCGCATCCCGAGGTCGATGCGATCTTCTGCGGCAGCGATCAGATCGCCCGCGGGGTCTGCGAGACCTTGAGGGAGCGCGGACGGCGCGTCCCCGACGACGTGGCGCTGGTGGGGTTCGACAACTGGGAGCCGATGGCGCTGGGCTGCAGGCCGCCGCTGACCACGGTCGACATGAATCTGGGGGAGATCGGGCGGGTCGCCGCCGAGCACCTGCTCGGCGCCATCAGTGGTGCTCCCCGGCCGAGCGGCGTGCTGACCGTGCCGAGCAGCCTCGTGCTGCGCGAATCCTCCCGAGGCAACCCCAGGTGACCGATCGACGGGAGTGGCCCCTGCCTTCGCAGCTGTCCGGGCTCTCGCGGATCGGGTTCGAAGCGGTCCGGATCCGGCGGCGTGAGGCGGCCTACGCCAGGCTGCGGGCGCTCTCGCGGAGGACGACCTCGCCGCTCACGTGCACGACGCGAGGCTTCTCATCGGAGCCGAGGGCCAGCTCCAGCGCGCGGGCGCCCATGTCGGCCAGCGGCAGCCGTACGGTGGTGAGGGCCGGGACCAGATCCCGGAGGGTGGCGATGTCGTCGAATCCCGCCACCGAGACGTCCTCGGGCACCCGGATGCCACGGTCCCTGAAGGAGGCCAGCGCGCCCACGGCCATCACGTCGTTGACCGCGAACACGCACGTGGCGCCGGAGACCGCGGCCGCCGCCGCGTAGCCGCCGTCGCGGTCGAAGGAACCGTGCACGACCTGCGGCGCCGGCAGGCCGAGCCCGGCGAGCGCACCGGCGAATCCGGCCGTCCTGTCGCCGGCCGTGATCAGTCCGGCGGGGCCCGCGAGCACCGCGAAGCGCCGGTGTCCCAGCCCGGCGAGCGCCTGGGCGAGCGCGGCGGCGCCCTCACGGTTGCCCGGAACGACGGAGTCCACCCCGAGCAGGTCCTGGCCGACGCAGGCCACCCGCCCGCCGGTCCGCCGGTAGTGGTCGAGCTCCTCACGGAGCCCGCGGGTCACGTGGGGGTCGGCGACCCGGGACCCGGCGAGCAGCACGGCACCGACCCGCTGCGCGTTCAGTGTCGAGACGTAGGCGATCTCCCGTTCGGGGTCGCGGTGCGTGGTGCCGACCATGACCACCAGCCCCTGGCTCTCGGCCACCCGCATGGC from Streptosporangium sp. NBC_01756 includes the following:
- a CDS encoding LacI family DNA-binding transcriptional regulator, with amino-acid sequence MSNPSGEPGKPATIRDVAAAAGVSIGTASKALNGRGRMRDETRTRVTAAAELLDFRPNTLAQGLLAGRTHTVGLVTGDSFGRFSIPIMLGAEDALGAGQISVFMCDTRDDPIREQHYVQRLLARRVEGIIVTGRRTEPRPSIGTSLPVPVVYAMTRSTEPTDISVIPDDFGGGVLATRHLLATGRTRIGHITGPERFQAARLRAAGLSEALGEAGAEPAGAPLFGDWSEEWGRQGADILLRARPELDAIFCGSDQIARGAAETLRERGLLIPNDVALVGFDNWEPMALGSRPPLTTVDMNLGEIGRVAAEHLLDAIAGSPPPGGVQTVPCELVLRESTRVALT
- a CDS encoding Ig domain-containing protein, translated to MKRTLLSLALLSSVLVGVPAAHAAPTVQVVDMFGRVVNGYGVKLVDWEGYLANPYVELTVRPPQDVPFPVTIDLKAEGTSRLMMDLPSQLTATGATKSLTFANASDQKTFKLAIHSKRGAGADEQHTLRLTTKAADNTTYQQTMPIRVQQDQKTSLEPTIPITFDYRYDTITGYFSGQPFKTAAEEAVKDWFRFFDLQPFDTVAAGTENNHLPGNDWQNTVSVTNNAAYNGMWVYFRGIQTPYSTGYPAANGKYHARNGQQLPGPIHRSTAMIFEYDEAGKQLFTSLADEDWYKTEIQGSVLDVHGLVMHEYGHAVAFHSDWAGMRNYVSTSGASDQDVIDYMGHPVPLDSSYHIPGTQESWDRLSGQSGGWTHLFPTRRWMLTKLALLVAENAGWKVNRNLTPFLKPSIVTTALPQVAAGQPYQQTLSAKGGVPFYDWRVTGGALPAGLSLDRFTGTISGTSTAAAGTYSATVELRDYDKLSTPVTRTFQITVGGTAPENLARSATPTGSYTSPWESVAALNDGIDPSSSNDTANPRWGTWPQTGTQWAELTWPSARTIRSADVYIFDDAMGVRAPASWKLQYWNGGAYADVPGASGYPIALNRYNRVSFTEVSTTRLRVVLTSGQDSVGLLEVKAYGS
- a CDS encoding LacI family DNA-binding transcriptional regulator translates to MSEQVAAVTIREVAAAAGVSIGTASKALNGRGKLREETRARVAAVAEELGFRPNTMAQGLLAGRTYTVGLVSCDSFGRFSIPVMLGAEDALGAGQISVFMCDTRDDPIRERHYVQRLLARRVEGIIVTGRRTEPRPSIGTSLPVPVVYAMTRSTDDSDFSVIPDDLGGGALVARHLLATGRSRIGHVTGPPRFEAARRRAEGMTSALAQAGLRSAGEALFGEWSEEWGRQGADILLRAHPEVDAIFCGSDQIARGVCETLRERGRRVPDDVALVGFDNWEPMALGCRPPLTTVDMNLGEIGRVAAEHLLGAISGAPRPSGVLTVPSSLVLRESSRGNPR
- a CDS encoding LacI family DNA-binding transcriptional regulator produces the protein MVTLEDVARQAGVSLATASRVLNGSTRQVGASLRTKVELAAAQLGYRTNVAAQTLARGASNVIGLVVHDLTDPYFAAIADGAMRVAESQGLVVMVGTTHRDPEREIAYVSTLNAQRVGAVLLAGSRVADPHVTRGLREELDHYRRTGGRVACVGQDLLGVDSVVPGNREGAAALAQALAGLGHRRFAVLAGPAGLITAGDRTAGFAGALAGLGLPAPQVVHGSFDRDGGYAAAAAVSGATCVFAVNDVMAVGALASFRDRGIRVPEDVSVAGFDDIATLRDLVPALTTVRLPLADMGARALELALGSDEKPRVVHVSGEVVLRESARSLA